The genomic stretch AAGGGTGAACTGAGAGATCGATAAAATTTCACCGCCGACATCTTTCAAGGAAAGGTTCATTTTCCCGTCCTGATCTTCAAACACACGGAGATTTGCTATTTTTTCTGCAAGATACTTAGCGTCATCAAAGGTATCTTCGTGCGTTACTCCAACTAATAGAACAAAGCCGAAGTCGATGGATCCAATCGTTTCATTTTCCACAACCACACTAGCTGCTTTAGATCTTTGCAAAACGACTCTCATCTGAATTTCTCCTTACCGAAAGATTGTTGACAATCAATTCATGATTCTTCGGACGGAATAGATGTCAGGAATCTGTTTTATACGCTCAACCACTTTTTGAAGATGGCTGATGTTTGTAATAGAGATGGACATGATGATGGTAGCTGCTTTATTTCTATCGGATCTGCCGGAAACAGCAGTGATATTGGTCTTCGTTTCGTTGACTGCCTGCAGCACCTCATTCAGGAGCCCTCTTCTGTCATAGCCTGTAATTTCGATATCGACATTATATTCTTTTCGTACTGCTCCATCACTTTCCCATTCAACAGGAATCAAGCGGTTCTGCGCCTCGCTCACATCCACGTTCGGACAATCCGCCCTATGGACTGAAACACCTCTCCCCTTGGTGATGAAACCGACAATTTCATCTCCTGGAACCGGGTTGCAGCAGCGTGATAAACGAATCAATAAATTGTCGATTCCTTTCACTCTTACACCCGCATCCCGTTTTTTATGAGTCGGGAATGATTTGAGTTCAGAAACGGCCTCTTTAATTGTTGTTTCTTCCTGATCACGTTTCTTGCGCAGTTTTTCCGTCAGCCTATTGGCGATTTGAGCAGCAGTGATGCCATTATAGCCGACAGCCGCATACATATCATCTTCATGGGTGAAATTGAATTTTTCAGAAACCCTTTTAAGATTTTCCGGAGTGAGGATCTCCTTCAATTCAAAATCAAGTGCTTTAATTTCTTTTTCAACCAATTCTTTACCTTTTTCGATATTTTCATCTTTGCGCTGTTTCTTGAAGAACTGCCTAATCTTATTTTTCGCCTGCGAAGTCTGGGCAAGTTTAAGCCAATCCTGGCTTGGTCCATAGGAATGCTTCGATGTCAGGATTTCAATGATGTCGCCTGTCTTGAGCTTGTAATCAAGTGTGACCATTTTTCCGTTGATCTTGGCCCCGATGGTCTTATTGCCTATTTCAGAGTGGATCCTATAGGCGAAATCAATCGGAACCGATCCTGAAGGAAGCTCGATTACATCACCTTTTGGCGTAAAGACAAACACCATATCAGAGAAAAGATCGATCTTTAATGATTCCATGAATTCTTCAGCATTGGCTGAATCATTCTGGAACTCCAGGATTTCGCGGAACCATGTTAGTTTCTTATCAAATGGAACTTCTTCATCGACGGATTTGCCTTCCTTGTATGCCTAGTGAGCGGCAACCCCGTATTCTGCAATTTGATGCATTTCTTTTGTCCGGATCTGTACTTCCAGGGGATCACCTTTTGGACCAATGACCGTCGTATGCAGGGATTGATACATATTCGGCTTTGGCATGGCAATATAATCTTTGAAGCGCCCAGGCATCGGCTTCCAGCAAGTATGGATGATTCCGAGCACCGCATAGCAATCTTTGATGCTGTCAACGATGATTCTCACTGCAAGCAGGTCATAAATTTCATTGAACTGCTTATTTTGAAGGACCATCTTTCGATAAATGCTGTAAATGTGTTTTGGCCTTCCGGAAATTTCCCCGATGATGGTGACTTCTTTCAGACGATCCTTTACGTCGGAAATGACATCTTCGAGATACTGTTCCCTTTCTGCCCGCTTCTTTTTCATCAGATTGACGATACGGTAGTATTGCTGTGGATTCAAATATCTGAGAGCTGTATCTTCAAGCTCCCATTTAATTTTTGAAATCCCCAGCCTGTGTGCAAGCGGCGCGAAAATCTCCAATGTTTCATTGGAAATCCTGCGCTGCTTCTCATGGGGCAGATGCTTCAGGGTGCGCATATTATGAAGCCGGTCAGCGAGTTTAATCAGGATGACGCGGATATCCTGTGCCATCGCAACGAACATTTTTCGATGATTTTCAGCCTGCTGCTCCTCTTGGGACTTATATTTAATCTTCCCGAGCTTTGTAACACCGTCCACCAGCATGGCCACTTCTTCATTGAATTCATTCTTCAATTCTTCCAACGTGACGGAAGTATCCTCGACGACATCATGAAGGAAGCCTGCTGCAACAGTAGCAGGATCCATTTCAAGATCTGCCAGGATCCCAGCTACCTGGATCGGGTGGATGATATAAGGCTCCCCTGACTTTCTATACTGCTCTTTATGGGCATTCGCAGCATAATCATATGCTTTTTGAACCATACGCACATGATCTTTATTCAAATATTCAGTTGTACGCTCTATCACTTGCTCGGCGGTCAAAACTTGATCTTTCGCCATATAAAAACTCACCTTTATGAAGAGAAATTTTATTTATACGTTCAATGAATCTGCCTGAGACAATTTATAGAATCGCCTAGGGCAATTCATAATCATTTTAGGAATTTAACTAATTGTTACTATTATCGAAAAAAAACTATGAGATGTAAAGCCATTCGTGCAGAAATTTAGGCATTTTGAAAGCATTTGTCGAAAAATATTGTAAAATTAAGGCTGTTTTCGTAAACCTTGTTGTTAAAATCTTAAAGCCGATTTTAACGTAAAAATACATGTTTTGCGCATGGGATAAAGTATCCAGGCTCTTTTAGAGCTGATTTTTCTGTATGGATTGCATAAGTTATCCTGTTTTACTGCATAAAGCAACAAACTTTAAGAAAAGAGCCAAGATAAAAACGAAAGAGTACCCCTTTCCAGATTTAAAAGGGGTACTCTTAACAATGAATTAATTAAAACTGCATTAGAGTCAAAATATCGTAATCATCTAATTTATTGCGGCCATCCAAATAAGTCAATTCAATCAAGAAAGCGATTCCAGCCACAACTCCGCCTAGTTCTTCAACCAATTTGATAGTAGCTTCGATGGTTCCACCAGTTGCAAGCAGGTCATCGGTAATAAGGACGCGCTGTCCCGGTTTGATTGCGTCTCTGTGGATTGTTAAAACATCTTTCCCATACTCCAAGCCGTAGTCCACTTTCACTGTTTCTCTTGGAAGCTTTCCTTCTTTACGAACAGGAGCGAAACCGACTCCAAGAGAATAAGCGACAGGGCAGCCGATGATAAATCCGCGTGCTTCAGGCCCCACTACCAAATCGATGTCTTTTTCACGTGCATATTCAACGATTTGATCGGTTGCGTATCTATATGCATCCCCGTTGTCCATCAACGTAGTGATATCTTTAAATTTAATTCCTGGTTTTGGCCAATCCGGAACAATTGTAATATATTGTTTTAAATCCATGCTTCCGTTTCCTCCTCATTATGAACAGACCATAAGGTACGCTCATCAAACCAAGCTTTTAATTGCTGATAAGATGAATAGAGCAGTTCATTTTCCATTATAAATTGAGATTGTTTTAATTGATAGGTCCTTGAATCCGTCAAATCCCGTTTTGGACTAACAGGATTGATAGAAACAAATCCATTGTTTATTGTAACAAAATCCAGCTCAAAAAACACCTGTGACATAAAATCTATTGTTTCCCGCGACCATCCTTTATGTTTTGCCAGACTATCGCCAAATCGATTTAAATCAAATGGACCTTTTTGTTTTAGAAAAGCATAGAACCATTTAAAGTGTTCCCTCTTTGGAATAGTACTGAAGAAATGGTTTTCTTCATGGTGGAAATAGGCATAGATTCTATGCGGAAAGCTTCCTTCAAGTGCTTTTTCCAAGATTGCCTTATCTGCCGGAAGGTCTAGCAAAATAACATTCTTTTCGTTCAGATCAAGCTGCTCTGCCGCTATTGCGTCATACACTCTTTGGAGGGTCAACCCTTTTACAAAAGGTAATTTTTCCTCAGTGACTGGATTAAAGGTCAGGAATAAGGCTTCGCTGCCAGGGATTTTAGACAGCCATTTGTCTATTTGCCTGATCCCCCTGATATCGAACAGCTGCCCTTCACCAACAGCAATATCCTGGACGAACACTTGAGGTTTTCTATTATTATTCCACTCGTTGATAGACAGTTCCCCTATCAAAGATACCTTTGAAAGAGGAGAAATGTGATCCGCCTTATCGCCAAGGCCAAATCCCACTCCATCCAGAGATGCCGATTCACTGGCTAAAACTACTTTAAGATGATTCGAATCAGAACCGATTTTCCTTATCGTAGATAGGTTCACATCTTTAATTAATAGCTTCGGTTTGGGATTGTTCATTCCGAATGGAGCAAGCAGATTCATTTCATTGATTGACTCAATATGAATATCCTTGATATTTATTTCTGCATCCACCTCGGTTAGCGGGATGAAGTCATCATCTGTCAGCTGCTCTCTGCCAAGTTTATTTAATCTTTCCCTTAATTCAGGCACATCATCAATGGCAAGCGTCATTCCTGCCGCCATCGGGTGTCCCCCGAAATGAGGCAGTATATCCCTGCATTGAGATAAGTTCTTGTACAAATCAAAGCCGGCAATACTTCTGGCAGATCCTTTTGCCTTGCCTGTCTCCGGGTCGAAGCTCATTACGATGGCCGGACGGTAGAATCTGTCCACAATCTTCGAAGCAACGATTCCGATGACCCCGGCATTCCAGCCTTCTTTTCCAACTACGATGCACGTATTTTCTTCCGGAGGGAATTGTTCAGCAACCATCTGTATTGCTTCTTCTGCCATTTCATTGACAATGGATTGCCTTTCTTTATTTAACGCATCGATCTCCTGGGACAGC from Falsibacillus pallidus encodes the following:
- the dtd gene encoding D-aminoacyl-tRNA deacylase, with product MRVVLQRSKAASVVVENETIGSIDFGFVLLVGVTHEDTFDDAKYLAEKIANLRVFEDQDGKMNLSLKDVGGEILSISQFTLYGDSRKGRRPNFMAAARPEQAEPLYEAFNQMLRDQGIVVETGKFGAKMDVKLTNDGPVTLIIES
- a CDS encoding adenine phosphoribosyltransferase, producing the protein MDLKQYITIVPDWPKPGIKFKDITTLMDNGDAYRYATDQIVEYAREKDIDLVVGPEARGFIIGCPVAYSLGVGFAPVRKEGKLPRETVKVDYGLEYGKDVLTIHRDAIKPGQRVLITDDLLATGGTIEATIKLVEELGGVVAGIAFLIELTYLDGRNKLDDYDILTLMQF
- the recJ gene encoding single-stranded-DNA-specific exonuclease RecJ → MLNSKTRWMIKETDQTLAKDLAEKLQITPFVASLLVSRGITEEYQAREFLFSEDQFHDPYLLNDMEIAVDRIKQAINEKEPILIFGDYDADGVSSTTVMMTVLRDLGAHVDFYIPNRFSEGYGPNENAFRMAAEKEIKLLITVDTGISALHEAEVAKELGMDLIITDHHEPGPVLPEALAILHPKREDSTYPFADLAGVGVALKLAHALYGSLPEHLLEIAAIGTVADLVPLHGENRSIVKKGLKKLKTTNRVGIKELIRITGSNQNEITEETIGFAIAPRINAVGRLGDADPAVELLLTDSIETAKELSQEIDALNKERQSIVNEMAEEAIQMVAEQFPPEENTCIVVGKEGWNAGVIGIVASKIVDRFYRPAIVMSFDPETGKAKGSARSIAGFDLYKNLSQCRDILPHFGGHPMAAGMTLAIDDVPELRERLNKLGREQLTDDDFIPLTEVDAEINIKDIHIESINEMNLLAPFGMNNPKPKLLIKDVNLSTIRKIGSDSNHLKVVLASESASLDGVGFGLGDKADHISPLSKVSLIGELSINEWNNNRKPQVFVQDIAVGEGQLFDIRGIRQIDKWLSKIPGSEALFLTFNPVTEEKLPFVKGLTLQRVYDAIAAEQLDLNEKNVILLDLPADKAILEKALEGSFPHRIYAYFHHEENHFFSTIPKREHFKWFYAFLKQKGPFDLNRFGDSLAKHKGWSRETIDFMSQVFFELDFVTINNGFVSINPVSPKRDLTDSRTYQLKQSQFIMENELLYSSYQQLKAWFDERTLWSVHNEEETEAWI